One genomic window of Capricornis sumatraensis isolate serow.1 chromosome 15, serow.2, whole genome shotgun sequence includes the following:
- the PDRG1 gene encoding p53 and DNA damage-regulated protein 1 isoform X2: MLSPEAERVLRYLVEVEELAEEVLADKRQIVDLDTKRNRNREGLRALQKDLSLTDVMVCFGNMFIRMPHPETKEMIEKDQEHLDKEIERLRKELKVKVNRLFEAQGKPELKGFNLTPLNQDELKALKVILKG; the protein is encoded by the exons ATGCTGTCGCCCGAGGCGGAGCGGGTGCTGCGGTACCTGGTGGAGGTGGAGGAGCTCGCCGAGGAGGTGCTGGCGGACAAACGGCAG ATTGTGGACCTGGATACCAAAAGGAATCGGAACCGGGAGGGCCTGAGGGCCCTGCAGAAGGATCTCAGCCTCACTG ACGTGATGGTTTGCTTTGGGAACATGTTTATCAGGATGCCTCACCCTGAGACAAAGGAAATGATTGAGAAAG ATCAGGAACATCTggataaagaaatagaaagactCCGGAAAGAACTTAAAGTGAAGGTCAATCGCCTCTTTGAGGCCCAAG GCAAACCGGAGCTGAAGGGCTTTAACCTGACCCCCCTCAACCAGGATGAGCTTAAAGCTCTCAAGGTCATCTTGAAAGGATGA
- the PDRG1 gene encoding p53 and DNA damage-regulated protein 1 isoform X1: MLSPEAERVLRYLVEVEELAEEVLADKRQIVDLDTKRNRNREGLRALQKDLSLTEDVMVCFGNMFIRMPHPETKEMIEKDQEHLDKEIERLRKELKVKVNRLFEAQGKPELKGFNLTPLNQDELKALKVILKG; encoded by the exons ATGCTGTCGCCCGAGGCGGAGCGGGTGCTGCGGTACCTGGTGGAGGTGGAGGAGCTCGCCGAGGAGGTGCTGGCGGACAAACGGCAG ATTGTGGACCTGGATACCAAAAGGAATCGGAACCGGGAGGGCCTGAGGGCCCTGCAGAAGGATCTCAGCCTCACTG AAGACGTGATGGTTTGCTTTGGGAACATGTTTATCAGGATGCCTCACCCTGAGACAAAGGAAATGATTGAGAAAG ATCAGGAACATCTggataaagaaatagaaagactCCGGAAAGAACTTAAAGTGAAGGTCAATCGCCTCTTTGAGGCCCAAG GCAAACCGGAGCTGAAGGGCTTTAACCTGACCCCCCTCAACCAGGATGAGCTTAAAGCTCTCAAGGTCATCTTGAAAGGATGA